Proteins encoded within one genomic window of Saccharopolyspora pogona:
- a CDS encoding ABC transporter permease, which yields MVVSLLAATAGTALAFTVGYIVYRTRSIARGALESVSMVPHVVLAIGLLWTWLIMPLPVYGTLWILVIGFVVVQMPQGFRGIAASIRATDRDLEDSAVMLGARRGRAIVSITLPLMRAAVLSTFMLLLMLSMRELTVPLFLYTTDTQLLSITIYDQFENGGTLREASATALIYCAIMFLLSYLPRRLGAKNGGSGV from the coding sequence GTGGTCGTCTCGCTGCTCGCTGCGACCGCCGGCACAGCCCTGGCTTTCACGGTCGGGTATATCGTCTACCGCACCCGCTCGATTGCCCGAGGGGCTCTTGAGTCTGTGTCGATGGTTCCCCATGTCGTCCTCGCCATCGGCCTGCTCTGGACTTGGCTGATCATGCCGTTGCCGGTCTATGGCACGCTGTGGATCCTGGTGATCGGCTTCGTTGTCGTACAGATGCCGCAGGGCTTCCGGGGAATCGCGGCATCAATTCGCGCCACCGATCGAGATCTCGAGGACAGCGCCGTGATGCTTGGAGCCCGCCGCGGGCGAGCAATCGTCTCTATCACGCTCCCCTTGATGCGGGCAGCCGTGCTCTCGACCTTCATGCTTTTGCTCATGCTGAGCATGCGAGAGCTCACTGTTCCGCTGTTCCTTTACACCACGGACACGCAGCTTCTCTCCATCACCATCTACGACCAGTTCGAAAACGGTGGCACGCTGCGCGAGGCATCGGCCACGGCCCTGATCTACTGCGCGATCATGTTCTTGCTCAGCTATCTTCCGCGCCGCCTCGGAGCGAAGAACGGAGGTTCCGGTGTCTGA
- the tnpA gene encoding IS200/IS605 family transposase gives MSTCSSTTPPKAAMARLVNSLKGVSSRRLRQKFPDLVRHYYRASKLWSGSYFAGPVGGAPLSVVKQYIEQQNRPA, from the coding sequence ATGTCCACCTGCTCGTCAACTACCCCGCCCAAGGCGGCCATGGCCCGCCTGGTCAACTCCCTCAAGGGCGTGTCCTCCCGGCGCCTGCGCCAAAAGTTTCCCGACCTCGTACGCCACTACTACCGAGCCAGCAAACTCTGGTCGGGCTCGTACTTCGCTGGCCCCGTCGGCGGGGCACCGCTGAGCGTCGTGAAGCAGTACATCGAGCAGCAGAACCGTCCGGCTTAA
- a CDS encoding class E sortase — MAIRQASPPKSSPGHGRKTVRTLGELLTTAGLVVLLFVVYELYVTDLVSAGKQTDAASTLEGDWAKGRQLHPELIDGQAFAKIYIPSFGADYHFTIQQGTADKSLEIGPGHYKGTALPGEPGNFAVAGHRVGKGSPFNDLDLLSSCDAIVIETQTDLFVYRVLPYADEIADWGTVKGRDPKCAPVSTLRTNAPDGGPYGQTVGREVVNPDQVQVIAPVPHKPADVLPAAQQVALLTLTTCHPQFSDRQRLIVHAALTNQYPKRNGATYAQLLQALGEG; from the coding sequence ATGGCGATACGGCAAGCATCTCCGCCGAAGTCGTCGCCCGGCCATGGTAGGAAGACTGTCCGCACCCTGGGCGAGTTGCTGACCACGGCGGGCCTAGTGGTCCTGCTGTTCGTGGTCTACGAGTTGTACGTGACCGACCTGGTCTCCGCCGGGAAGCAGACCGACGCCGCCTCGACCTTGGAGGGCGACTGGGCCAAGGGCCGTCAGCTGCATCCCGAGCTGATCGACGGCCAGGCCTTCGCCAAGATCTATATCCCCAGCTTCGGCGCCGACTACCACTTCACCATCCAGCAGGGGACAGCCGACAAGTCGCTGGAGATCGGGCCCGGGCACTACAAGGGCACAGCGCTTCCCGGGGAACCCGGCAACTTCGCGGTCGCCGGGCACCGTGTCGGCAAGGGTTCGCCGTTCAACGATCTCGACCTGCTTAGCTCGTGTGACGCGATCGTCATCGAGACCCAGACCGACCTCTTCGTGTACCGCGTGCTGCCGTACGCCGACGAGATCGCCGACTGGGGCACCGTCAAGGGCCGCGACCCGAAGTGTGCGCCGGTCAGCACGCTGCGGACGAACGCGCCGGACGGCGGTCCCTACGGTCAGACCGTGGGCCGCGAGGTGGTGAACCCGGATCAGGTCCAGGTGATCGCTCCAGTGCCGCACAAGCCTGCCGACGTGCTGCCGGCCGCCCAGCAGGTCGCGCTGCTCACGCTGACCACTTGCCACCCTCAGTTCTCGGACCGGCAACGGCTCATCGTGCACGCGGCGCTGACCAACCAGTACCCGAAGAGGAACGGCGCGACCTACGCGCAACTGCTACAAGCCCTCGGGGAGGGATAG
- a CDS encoding type 2 periplasmic-binding domain-containing protein — protein MNFSRLRAGAGWCCTRPLARRPKIWLSLVSPRRPVPVELTTLANNKLAERALSEYGAGRLGADVIRLTDPRTARDFSDHRVFMPYRTPFHGVLNEQGSPPNENWFSPYYFVKAVGYNSAILDAMPRSVS, from the coding sequence GTGAACTTCTCCAGGCTGCGCGCGGGAGCCGGGTGGTGCTGTACTCGGCCGCTGGCAAGGAGGCCGAAGATCTGGCTGTCGCTCGTTTCACCCAGGAGACCGGTTCCTGTCGAACTCACGACGCTGGCCAACAACAAACTCGCCGAACGTGCCCTTTCCGAGTATGGTGCGGGACGGCTCGGTGCGGACGTGATTCGACTGACCGACCCACGCACTGCCCGCGATTTCAGTGATCACCGGGTCTTTATGCCCTACCGCACGCCGTTTCATGGCGTCTTGAACGAACAGGGCTCACCGCCCAACGAAAACTGGTTTTCACCCTACTACTTCGTCAAGGCCGTGGGCTACAACTCGGCGATCCTCGACGCAATGCCACGTAGCGTAAGTTGA
- a CDS encoding IS4 family transposase, with product MARLLLVDVGVVSPDQVSLGVLVAAVPRDAVDEAVAVCGVGALRADGKLPPHVVAYLTMALCLFTEDDYTEVATKVTGSLDRWGCWDAAWSAPTASAITQARKRLGRAVFPEIFERTCGPVAGESAPMAGLLATGRARGAWLRDWRLLAIDGFDVDMPDTDANAAEFGYAGSGVSRSAYPKARVVALSECGTHAFLAAEVDAYSVGEKTLAGRLYPRLHADELLTADRNFYSYQAWKLAAGTGAALLWRAPTQLALPVVRVLSDGTYLTILINPSIHHRARRERLLAAAQAGEDIDPDQAQWARVIEYDVPDRVGNGTGELIALLTTITDPTHAHADELADAYHQRWEQETGNDQLKTHLRGPGRVLRSRLPDLVHQEIWAWLIVHHAIAALITQAATAAELDPDRISFTQTLRLIRRTATGTADIPPSGLD from the coding sequence ATGGCACGGTTACTCCTCGTGGATGTGGGTGTGGTGTCGCCAGATCAGGTCTCGCTCGGTGTGCTGGTGGCGGCGGTGCCCCGGGATGCGGTCGATGAAGCGGTCGCGGTGTGCGGGGTCGGGGCCCTACGTGCGGACGGGAAACTCCCACCGCATGTGGTGGCCTACCTGACGATGGCGTTGTGCTTGTTCACCGAGGATGACTACACCGAGGTCGCGACCAAGGTCACGGGGTCGCTGGACCGGTGGGGATGCTGGGACGCCGCCTGGAGTGCGCCCACCGCCAGCGCGATCACCCAGGCCCGGAAACGGCTGGGCCGTGCCGTGTTCCCCGAAATCTTCGAACGGACCTGCGGCCCGGTGGCCGGGGAATCCGCCCCCATGGCCGGGCTGCTGGCGACCGGCCGGGCCCGGGGAGCGTGGCTGCGTGACTGGCGGCTGCTGGCTATCGACGGGTTCGATGTGGACATGCCCGACACCGACGCCAACGCCGCCGAGTTCGGCTACGCCGGATCCGGTGTCAGCCGGTCGGCCTACCCCAAGGCGCGGGTGGTGGCGTTATCCGAGTGCGGCACCCACGCCTTCCTCGCCGCCGAAGTCGACGCCTACTCAGTCGGGGAGAAGACCCTGGCCGGCCGGCTCTACCCTCGGCTGCACGCGGATGAATTACTGACCGCGGATCGGAACTTCTACTCCTACCAGGCGTGGAAACTGGCTGCCGGCACCGGTGCCGCGCTGCTGTGGCGGGCCCCGACCCAACTGGCGTTGCCGGTGGTGCGGGTTCTGTCCGACGGCACGTACCTGACCATCCTGATCAACCCGAGCATCCACCACCGAGCCCGTCGGGAACGCCTGCTGGCGGCCGCCCAAGCCGGAGAGGACATCGATCCTGACCAGGCCCAGTGGGCCAGAGTGATCGAGTACGACGTACCCGACCGGGTCGGCAACGGCACCGGTGAGCTGATCGCGCTGCTGACCACGATCACCGACCCGACCCACGCCCACGCCGATGAACTGGCCGACGCATACCATCAGCGGTGGGAACAGGAAACCGGCAACGACCAGCTGAAAACCCACCTGCGGGGACCCGGCCGGGTACTGCGCTCCCGGCTACCGGATCTGGTGCACCAGGAGATATGGGCCTGGCTGATCGTGCACCACGCGATCGCCGCGCTGATCACCCAGGCCGCCACGGCCGCTGAACTGGACCCAGACCGGATCTCCTTCACCCAGACCCTGCGTCTGATCCGCCGCACCGCTACCGGGACGGCGGACATTCCCCCCTCAGGACTGGATTGA
- a CDS encoding SdrD B-like domain-containing protein encodes MVGVAGASAADGTLTVEVLRDFFGTGVINTTMDVPQQGMKVDVSDPTGHHVTGITDATGKVVVSSSTVLTGGQYRVDVTVPAPYSNYLRAAPASTAANHFDSFTTFVDVSGGKNASVITGVWNAADYTLPDSRYFVPIQNGASGTDTRALVAFGVNIRGTCPSDVACPTTLATQSQVGTTFGLAYDKYRQRLFQSEFARRHAPYGPDGGDAIYTVPVKGGSAPTLFAKVPGAAVTPHDTANMIKDPGFTNAPGKESIGSLALSEDGATLYAVNLLTRTLVSFDATGATALQPKATVPIPDPGCAAPTDWRPFGLETHNNTLYVGGVCSAESTQNRADLKAVVYAYDGRQFSTVLTQPLTAERGDVFAGSPSAGQNNHWNPWNTDLSTWDKFRLGNAFINPQPELASLAFARDGSMILGFRDRFMDVLSARGLDPRPGNNTPELGMSGGDINMACANPAGGYSWEGTGNCPNHAKPATDGGQGNGVVEYFPGEFFSAGHQETALGAVAYIPQQQWVISTEFDPTVHIETSGTGYHNIKTGEGPGNNPAANAYEFVGQAQNGFGKAGGLGDIAYTAANAPIQIGNVVWFDGDHNGIQDPGQVPLPGATINLLDASGKQVATTKTDAAGEYYFGGVGAAYQLTPGAKYTVQFDVCTANTSKVPSQPPATELRFTLPLAGEDRAHDSNVIPPTTGQLCNGYAPVTAPANPGGVDHTIDAGVYIPQAPPTTPMPPTSTPPTSEPPATPMPTTPPPSNTRTDSLADTGISSLPVMIFLGVVLLGAGAAFVFVSRKRRAKQR; translated from the coding sequence ATGGTGGGGGTGGCCGGGGCTTCGGCGGCTGACGGCACACTGACGGTCGAGGTGCTGCGGGATTTCTTCGGCACAGGCGTGATTAACACGACAATGGATGTGCCGCAGCAGGGCATGAAGGTTGACGTTTCCGACCCCACTGGACATCACGTCACCGGCATCACGGATGCCACCGGAAAGGTCGTGGTGTCGTCGTCGACCGTGCTGACCGGCGGCCAGTACCGCGTCGATGTCACTGTTCCGGCTCCCTACAGCAATTATTTGCGGGCGGCGCCGGCTTCGACCGCGGCGAACCACTTCGACAGCTTCACCACGTTCGTGGACGTGTCGGGCGGCAAGAACGCCTCGGTGATCACCGGGGTCTGGAACGCGGCCGACTACACGCTCCCCGATTCCCGGTATTTCGTGCCGATCCAGAATGGTGCTAGTGGGACCGACACCCGGGCATTGGTGGCGTTCGGAGTGAACATCCGGGGTACGTGTCCCAGCGACGTGGCGTGTCCGACCACGCTTGCCACGCAATCCCAGGTGGGCACGACTTTCGGGCTGGCCTACGACAAGTACCGGCAGCGGCTGTTCCAGAGCGAGTTCGCCCGGCGGCACGCCCCATACGGGCCGGATGGTGGTGACGCCATCTACACCGTGCCGGTCAAGGGCGGAAGCGCGCCGACCCTGTTCGCGAAGGTGCCGGGCGCCGCGGTGACGCCGCACGACACCGCGAACATGATTAAGGATCCCGGGTTCACCAACGCGCCGGGTAAGGAGAGCATCGGTAGCCTGGCCCTGTCGGAAGACGGCGCGACGCTGTACGCGGTGAATCTGCTGACCCGGACCTTGGTGAGCTTCGATGCGACCGGGGCCACCGCATTACAACCCAAAGCGACGGTGCCGATCCCGGACCCGGGTTGCGCGGCGCCCACCGACTGGCGGCCGTTCGGGCTTGAAACGCACAACAACACGCTTTATGTCGGTGGCGTGTGTTCCGCGGAAAGCACTCAGAACCGGGCGGACCTGAAGGCTGTCGTCTACGCCTACGACGGCAGGCAATTCAGCACGGTGCTGACCCAGCCGCTTACTGCCGAGCGCGGTGACGTCTTTGCCGGTAGCCCGAGCGCCGGACAGAACAACCACTGGAACCCGTGGAACACCGACCTGTCAACCTGGGATAAATTCCGCCTGGGCAACGCCTTCATCAATCCGCAGCCGGAGTTGGCCAGCCTCGCCTTCGCCCGTGACGGTTCGATGATCCTGGGTTTCCGCGACCGGTTCATGGACGTTCTCAGTGCGCGGGGGCTGGACCCTCGGCCGGGCAACAACACCCCGGAACTCGGCATGTCCGGTGGTGACATCAACATGGCCTGCGCCAATCCCGCCGGTGGATACTCGTGGGAAGGCACCGGAAACTGCCCCAACCACGCGAAACCCGCCACCGACGGCGGCCAGGGCAATGGTGTCGTCGAATACTTCCCGGGCGAATTCTTTTCCGCCGGGCACCAGGAAACCGCGCTAGGCGCGGTGGCCTACATTCCGCAGCAGCAATGGGTCATCAGCACGGAGTTCGACCCGACCGTCCACATCGAGACCAGCGGAACCGGTTACCACAACATCAAGACCGGTGAGGGTCCCGGTAACAACCCGGCCGCCAACGCCTACGAGTTCGTCGGTCAGGCGCAGAATGGGTTCGGTAAGGCCGGTGGGCTCGGCGATATCGCCTATACGGCAGCGAATGCGCCGATCCAGATCGGCAACGTGGTGTGGTTCGACGGCGACCACAACGGAATCCAGGACCCCGGACAGGTGCCGCTACCGGGTGCGACGATCAACCTGTTGGACGCCAGCGGTAAGCAGGTCGCCACGACCAAGACCGATGCCGCCGGCGAGTACTACTTTGGTGGGGTCGGCGCCGCCTACCAGCTCACCCCGGGTGCGAAGTACACCGTGCAGTTCGACGTGTGTACCGCGAACACCAGCAAGGTGCCAAGCCAGCCGCCGGCTACCGAGCTCCGGTTCACACTCCCATTGGCCGGTGAGGACCGGGCGCATGACTCCAATGTGATCCCGCCGACCACCGGGCAGCTGTGCAACGGATACGCACCTGTCACGGCCCCGGCCAACCCAGGAGGTGTTGATCACACGATCGACGCCGGCGTGTACATCCCACAGGCACCGCCGACGACCCCGATGCCGCCAACATCGACACCGCCGACGTCTGAGCCGCCGGCGACCCCGATGCCCACCACGCCGCCCCCATCCAACACGCGGACGGACTCGCTGGCCGACACCGGTATTTCCAGCCTGCCAGTGATGATCTTCCTCGGTGTAGTGCTCCTCGGTGCGGGCGCGGCATTCGTGTTCGTGAGCCGGAAGCGTCGCGCCAAGCAACGCTGA
- a CDS encoding NosD domain-containing protein, with protein MTVAVLGTLILVLAGCGAGDDGSGQGRRPAGAHVTIRVPADAPTISAAVSLAQPGDLVLVAPGVYPESVKIATARITLRGESRDKVIIDGRLQQPNGIVVAAAGVAVENLTVENNTQNGVLVTGSAKAVAGLPGTSGGYDTGDEPVTFLKSFLVSHVTATRNGLYGIYAFSAQDGVIEHSYTSGAADSGIYVGQCKPCNIVVRDNISELNAVGYEGTNASGEVYVVGNRFVGNRVGLTINSDHQEKLLPQRGSVVAGNLVAGNQQTPTPEQADGGWGIGIGIDGGSDNQFIRNRIAGNTNAGLVITATADLPPEGNQIVDNTFAANGIDVGWRFPTATQGRGNCLHDNDLRTTVPAQLVTTASCPVPAQSPTPSGTWAIPTAPGGIPFTEVAVPDAQPQFPNATTTGATAVPAVPVLPETASIPLPSASLLAGKALVQTS; from the coding sequence GTGACAGTCGCGGTGCTGGGTACGCTGATACTCGTCTTGGCCGGCTGCGGCGCCGGCGATGACGGATCGGGCCAGGGCCGGCGACCGGCCGGTGCGCACGTGACGATCCGAGTGCCGGCTGACGCCCCGACGATCTCGGCCGCGGTGTCGCTCGCTCAGCCTGGTGATCTCGTGTTAGTGGCGCCGGGCGTGTATCCCGAGTCGGTGAAGATCGCCACGGCTCGGATTACCCTTCGGGGCGAGTCCCGGGACAAGGTCATTATCGACGGGCGGTTGCAGCAGCCCAATGGCATCGTCGTCGCCGCAGCCGGGGTGGCCGTGGAGAACCTGACCGTGGAGAACAACACGCAAAACGGGGTACTGGTCACCGGTTCGGCGAAAGCGGTTGCCGGATTGCCGGGGACAAGCGGCGGCTATGACACCGGCGACGAGCCCGTCACTTTCCTGAAATCGTTCTTGGTTTCCCATGTGACCGCGACCCGCAACGGGCTGTACGGCATCTACGCGTTCTCCGCGCAGGACGGTGTCATCGAGCACTCGTACACCTCAGGTGCGGCTGACTCGGGGATCTATGTCGGGCAGTGTAAGCCGTGCAATATCGTGGTGCGGGACAACATTTCCGAACTCAACGCGGTCGGTTACGAAGGCACCAACGCCAGTGGCGAGGTGTACGTGGTTGGTAACCGTTTTGTCGGTAACCGGGTCGGACTCACCATCAACTCCGACCATCAGGAGAAGCTGCTCCCGCAGCGGGGTTCCGTCGTCGCCGGCAACCTGGTCGCGGGCAACCAGCAGACACCGACCCCCGAGCAGGCCGACGGCGGGTGGGGCATCGGCATCGGCATCGATGGCGGCAGCGACAACCAGTTCATCCGCAACCGCATCGCCGGCAATACCAACGCTGGACTGGTGATTACCGCAACCGCCGACCTACCACCGGAGGGAAACCAGATCGTGGACAACACCTTCGCCGCCAACGGTATTGACGTCGGCTGGAGGTTTCCCACCGCCACGCAGGGACGGGGTAACTGCCTGCACGACAATGATCTGCGCACGACGGTGCCCGCTCAGCTCGTGACGACCGCGTCCTGCCCGGTTCCCGCCCAGTCGCCCACACCGTCGGGCACGTGGGCGATCCCGACGGCACCCGGCGGTATCCCGTTCACCGAGGTGGCTGTGCCTGACGCACAGCCACAGTTCCCGAATGCCACCACCACCGGTGCCACGGCTGTTCCGGCCGTTCCGGTACTACCGGAGACCGCAAGCATCCCGCTGCCCTCAGCGTCACTGCTCGCCGGCAAGGCGCTGGTGCAGACATCCTGA
- a CDS encoding DUF2020 domain-containing protein has translation MRRFVLVLGTFTLVTALAAAACSQRSGPATAPPPSSVPLPATTTSAASALPPEPQPVAAGPCPYLATDFVAEANGQRVSEVKLSADHPHPACFFYDRAGNVQLTVRIYVGEPAVATALVNHAAPVDSSNPATEPPGWQGGYQRTGGGAVYAVAKQGVAIVVTTGQMQTVKARTVTKQVVSALGL, from the coding sequence ATGCGTCGATTCGTGCTTGTTCTCGGAACTTTCACCCTGGTCACCGCCCTGGCCGCGGCGGCCTGCTCGCAGCGGTCAGGACCGGCCACCGCGCCGCCCCCGTCCAGCGTGCCGCTGCCGGCCACCACTACCTCCGCTGCCTCGGCACTGCCGCCCGAGCCGCAGCCGGTAGCGGCGGGACCGTGTCCCTACCTCGCCACCGACTTCGTCGCCGAGGCCAATGGCCAGCGGGTGTCGGAGGTGAAGCTCTCGGCCGACCACCCCCATCCGGCGTGCTTCTTCTACGACCGGGCCGGGAACGTCCAGTTGACCGTGCGCATCTACGTCGGCGAACCCGCCGTGGCGACCGCTCTGGTGAACCACGCGGCGCCCGTGGACAGCAGCAATCCTGCGACCGAACCCCCCGGCTGGCAGGGCGGATACCAGCGGACGGGCGGGGGTGCGGTCTACGCGGTCGCGAAGCAGGGCGTGGCGATCGTGGTCACCACCGGCCAGATGCAGACGGTCAAGGCGAGAACCGTTACGAAACAAGTAGTTTCCGCTCTCGGCCTCTGA
- a CDS encoding cupin domain-containing protein yields MPHDDLHIATWAKSSIGPDHTELRVDHGELAVPMHGTAAASGQELATNGEIGADLIRLPAGQGFVPHTHPGHHVLTVVAGTGTITYGGRIHETHAGQTFLIEGQVPHAVGAITDHLIVAVGAPHKRIDSTDRMTPVPYEEIIADSGELTCMICDKTAGAPRYLHSVDCRHCPCRECAGMPG; encoded by the coding sequence ATGCCGCACGACGACCTGCACATCGCGACCTGGGCGAAGAGCTCGATCGGCCCCGACCACACCGAACTGCGCGTGGACCACGGGGAGCTGGCGGTGCCCATGCACGGCACCGCCGCGGCCAGCGGTCAGGAGCTTGCCACCAACGGCGAGATCGGCGCCGACCTGATCCGGCTGCCGGCCGGGCAGGGTTTCGTGCCGCACACCCATCCGGGCCACCACGTGCTGACCGTGGTGGCCGGGACGGGGACCATCACCTACGGCGGGCGGATCCACGAGACCCATGCCGGGCAGACCTTCCTCATCGAAGGGCAGGTGCCGCACGCGGTGGGCGCGATCACCGATCATCTGATCGTCGCGGTCGGCGCCCCGCACAAGCGCATCGACTCCACCGACCGCATGACGCCGGTGCCCTATGAGGAGATCATCGCCGACAGTGGTGAGCTGACCTGCATGATCTGCGACAAGACCGCCGGGGCTCCGCGCTACCTGCACTCGGTGGACTGCCGGCACTGCCCGTGCCGGGAGTGCGCCGGGATGCCGGGCTGA
- a CDS encoding Scr1 family TA system antitoxin-like transcriptional regulator: protein MTDDDPVQFCSIMSEAVIRQQIGGKCVLKGQLEHLAALIDERPETIEVRIVPFEAAAYDALGGSAFLLLGYPDEQLPSVLWQESITSTLITSDAVTIRECSIALAGATSVSLSREESFELIRTASSKL, encoded by the coding sequence CTGACAGATGACGATCCGGTGCAGTTCTGCTCGATCATGAGCGAAGCAGTGATCAGGCAGCAGATCGGTGGGAAGTGTGTCCTAAAAGGACAACTCGAGCACTTGGCGGCGCTCATCGACGAGCGCCCCGAGACGATCGAGGTGCGAATCGTCCCGTTCGAAGCTGCCGCGTATGACGCCTTGGGCGGCTCAGCCTTCCTCCTGCTGGGATACCCCGATGAGCAACTGCCCAGCGTGCTCTGGCAGGAATCGATCACCTCAACCCTGATCACCTCGGATGCCGTAACGATTCGCGAGTGCTCCATCGCACTCGCTGGCGCGACATCGGTCTCACTCAGTCGCGAAGAGTCGTTTGAGCTGATCAGAACGGCTTCCAGCAAGCTGTAA
- a CDS encoding polysaccharide deacetylase family protein — translation MDQRSLVNNGSTPAATSEVVTTTEDGGMTVAFTFDDGPHPTYTPQMLDLLARYGIQATFCLIGEQVQAYPDLVRRIDAEGHELGDHTMTHPDLTTISHEAGYAEVMDTYSLIVNTTGRDIAYFRAPYGHWTEYTNTVAAVQGGMQPIGWAVDTNDWQRPGVQAIVDAVRNDPATQGGIVLMHDGGGDRSQTVEAVNQLIPYLLDQGYTFDSPLYK, via the coding sequence ATGGACCAGCGTAGTTTGGTGAACAACGGATCCACTCCGGCGGCCACATCCGAGGTGGTGACCACGACCGAGGACGGCGGCATGACCGTCGCGTTCACTTTTGATGACGGCCCCCATCCGACCTACACGCCACAAATGCTCGACCTGCTCGCCAGATATGGGATCCAGGCGACATTTTGCTTGATCGGCGAGCAGGTGCAGGCCTACCCGGACCTGGTCCGTCGGATCGACGCCGAGGGGCACGAGCTCGGCGACCACACGATGACCCACCCCGATCTGACCACCATCAGCCATGAGGCGGGCTACGCCGAAGTCATGGACACCTACTCGCTCATCGTCAACACGACGGGCCGGGACATCGCGTACTTCCGGGCACCATATGGCCACTGGACGGAATACACGAACACGGTCGCGGCCGTCCAGGGCGGCATGCAACCAATCGGCTGGGCCGTGGATACGAATGACTGGCAGCGCCCAGGCGTTCAGGCGATCGTGGACGCCGTGCGCAACGATCCTGCGACGCAAGGAGGCATCGTGCTGATGCATGACGGCGGAGGGGATCGCAGCCAGACTGTCGAGGCGGTGAACCAGCTCATTCCGTATCTGCTCGACCAGGGCTATACATTCGATTCCCCGCTCTACAAGTGA
- a CDS encoding GntR family transcriptional regulator — MSAAEGRRDVPPSSKADYVYETLLDDLRNARIPGGTPLRAAAVAERLGVSITPVREALRRLENDSLITYERHHGATVIDLSDDALAEYYSVRAVVEGLGARLAASRITAGQLASLWALHEEMVAHERAGQNEALGEKSRKLHLAIADIGGPAFLGRHARAVRNNFPVPADASLWLDADHARHHLTVHEQILRALQAGDGATAERIMIDHVEASGRYRLKR; from the coding sequence GTGAGTGCAGCTGAGGGACGTCGCGACGTACCGCCGTCAAGCAAGGCCGACTACGTTTACGAAACGCTGCTCGACGACCTCCGCAACGCACGCATCCCCGGCGGCACACCGTTGCGAGCGGCCGCGGTGGCCGAACGACTAGGGGTGTCGATCACCCCGGTTCGGGAGGCGCTACGGCGCCTGGAGAACGACAGTCTCATTACTTACGAGCGTCACCACGGCGCCACTGTGATCGACCTGTCAGACGACGCACTAGCCGAGTACTACAGCGTGCGGGCGGTCGTGGAGGGGCTCGGGGCGCGCCTGGCGGCCTCCCGGATCACCGCCGGGCAGCTCGCCTCGCTGTGGGCACTACACGAGGAAATGGTCGCCCACGAGCGGGCCGGCCAGAACGAGGCGCTGGGCGAGAAAAGCCGGAAGCTGCACCTCGCGATCGCCGACATCGGCGGCCCAGCGTTTCTGGGCCGACATGCCCGCGCGGTGCGCAACAACTTCCCAGTGCCCGCAGACGCGTCGTTGTGGTTAGACGCCGACCACGCGCGCCACCACCTGACCGTGCACGAACAAATCCTACGCGCGCTGCAGGCCGGCGACGGGGCGACCGCCGAGCGAATCATGATCGACCACGTCGAAGCCAGTGGACGCTACCGGCTCAAACGCTGA